One genomic window of Paraburkholderia acidiphila includes the following:
- a CDS encoding YqgE/AlgH family protein: MSKSNDRINLTNQFLIAMPNMADPTFSGTVVYLCDHSERGALGLVINRPTDIDLEALFSRIDLKLEIEPLLHVPVYFGGPVQTERGFVLHARAEGTSYTSSMSVPGGLEMTTSKDVLEAVANGSGPERFLLTLGHAGWGAGQLEDEISKNGWLTVEADPKIVFDVPAEERFEAALALLGISSSMLSGEAGHA; this comes from the coding sequence ATGTCCAAGAGTAACGATCGCATCAATCTGACCAACCAGTTCCTGATCGCCATGCCGAACATGGCGGACCCCACGTTTTCAGGAACGGTGGTCTACCTTTGCGATCATTCGGAGCGCGGCGCGCTCGGTCTCGTCATCAATCGGCCCACCGACATCGATCTCGAGGCGCTCTTTTCCCGCATCGACCTGAAGCTCGAAATCGAGCCGCTCCTGCACGTGCCTGTCTATTTCGGGGGCCCGGTGCAGACCGAGCGCGGCTTCGTGCTGCACGCGAGAGCCGAGGGCACGAGCTATACGTCTTCGATGTCGGTGCCGGGCGGCCTTGAAATGACCACCTCGAAGGACGTGCTCGAAGCCGTCGCCAACGGCAGCGGCCCCGAGCGCTTCCTGCTCACGCTCGGCCACGCCGGCTGGGGCGCCGGTCAGCTCGAGGACGAAATCTCGAAGAACGGCTGGCTCACGGTCGAAGCCGATCCGAAGATCGTATTCGACGTGCCTGCCGAAGAGCGCTTCGAAGCGGCGCTCGCGCTGCTCGGCATTTCCTCGTCGATGCTCTCGGGCGAGGCGGGTCACGCATGA
- a CDS encoding rubredoxin, producing the protein MEYRSWMCLICGWIYDEEAGLPDEGIAPGTRWEDVPINWTCPECGARKEDFEMVQI; encoded by the coding sequence ATGGAATATAGAAGCTGGATGTGCCTGATCTGCGGCTGGATTTACGACGAAGAAGCCGGTTTGCCAGACGAAGGCATTGCCCCTGGCACGCGCTGGGAGGATGTCCCGATCAACTGGACCTGCCCTGAGTGCGGCGCGCGCAAGGAAGACTTCGAGATGGTCCAGATCTGA
- the pyrR gene encoding bifunctional pyr operon transcriptional regulator/uracil phosphoribosyltransferase PyrR encodes MIIPDAEALYCALLDEIRAAYPADAFGAPGGVAIVGIHSGGAWIAERIAHDVGALEWGVLNVALHRDDYAKKGLHSKASPTALPFAVEGRHILLVDDVLFTGRTVRAALNELYDYGRPASVELAVLAERGGRELPVSARFTGGAVSVPARETLVLAHSVDGRFAFHVEPGSGA; translated from the coding sequence ATGATCATCCCCGATGCTGAAGCGCTGTATTGCGCCCTTCTCGACGAGATCCGCGCGGCGTATCCCGCCGATGCGTTCGGCGCGCCCGGCGGCGTGGCGATCGTCGGCATTCATAGCGGCGGCGCGTGGATCGCCGAGCGAATTGCCCATGACGTCGGGGCGCTCGAATGGGGCGTGCTCAACGTTGCGCTGCACCGCGACGACTATGCGAAAAAAGGCTTGCACAGCAAGGCGAGCCCGACGGCGCTGCCCTTCGCGGTGGAAGGCCGTCACATCCTGCTCGTCGACGATGTGCTGTTCACGGGCCGCACCGTGCGCGCCGCGCTCAACGAACTGTACGACTACGGCCGGCCGGCCTCCGTCGAACTCGCGGTGCTTGCCGAACGCGGCGGGCGTGAGCTGCCGGTGTCCGCGCGATTCACCGGCGGCGCGGTCAGCGTCCCTGCACGCGAAACGCTTGTGCTCGCACACAGCGTCGACGGTCGTTTCGCGTTTCACGTCGAGCCGGGCAGCGGCGCCTGA
- the ruvX gene encoding Holliday junction resolvase RuvX, which produces MSVAAGRGACEATLLAFDYGEKRIGVALGNALTRSARALTVIPNKSRDYRFEAIGALLREWQPDLLVVGLPCHPDGTPHVMTQHAKRFGNQLNGRFGLRVVWVDERYSSVDAEARLRERGERVEHVDAEAASVILQQYLDELPH; this is translated from the coding sequence ATGAGCGTGGCCGCTGGGCGAGGGGCCTGCGAGGCCACCTTGCTTGCGTTCGACTATGGCGAAAAGCGCATCGGCGTCGCGCTCGGCAACGCGCTCACGCGCAGCGCCCGGGCGCTCACTGTCATCCCCAACAAAAGTCGCGACTACCGCTTCGAAGCGATAGGCGCGTTGCTGCGCGAATGGCAGCCCGATCTGCTCGTGGTCGGCCTGCCGTGCCATCCGGACGGCACGCCGCACGTCATGACCCAGCATGCGAAGCGCTTTGGCAACCAGCTCAACGGTCGCTTCGGTTTGCGGGTGGTCTGGGTGGACGAGCGCTATTCGTCCGTCGACGCCGAAGCGCGGCTGCGCGAGCGCGGCGAACGCGTCGAACATGTCGACGCCGAGGCGGCCTCGGTGATTCTCCAGCAGTATCTCGACGAACTCCCGCACTAA
- a CDS encoding aspartate carbamoyltransferase catalytic subunit, with the protein MNTQPTPAASPADDKRFRYGFLKGNPQLTKNGELKHLLSIEGLSRAILTHVLDTATQFVSVTDRDVKKVPLLRGKSVFNLFFENSTRTRTTFEIAAKRLSADVLNLNINASSTSKGESLLDTIGNLSAMHADMFVVRHASSGAPYLIAEHCAPHVHVINAGDGRHAHPTQGLLDMYTIRHYKRDFTNLRVAIVGDILHSRVARSDIHALTTLGVPEVRAIGPRTLLPGGLEQMGVRVFHNLDEGLKDVDVIIMLRLQNERMSGALLPSAQEYFKSWGLTPERLALAAPDAIVMHPGPMNRGVEIDSQVADGPQSVILDQVSFGIAVRMAVMGIVAGNND; encoded by the coding sequence ATGAATACACAGCCCACGCCCGCGGCGTCTCCAGCGGACGACAAGCGTTTTCGATACGGTTTTCTCAAGGGCAATCCGCAGCTCACGAAGAACGGCGAGCTCAAGCATCTGCTGTCGATCGAAGGCCTGTCGCGCGCGATCCTCACGCATGTTCTCGACACCGCCACGCAGTTCGTGAGCGTAACCGACCGCGACGTGAAGAAGGTGCCGCTGTTGCGCGGCAAGTCGGTGTTCAACCTGTTCTTCGAGAACTCCACGCGCACGCGCACCACGTTCGAGATCGCGGCCAAGCGGCTTTCGGCGGATGTGCTCAACCTGAACATCAACGCTTCGTCGACGAGCAAGGGCGAGTCGCTGCTCGACACCATCGGCAACCTTTCGGCGATGCATGCCGACATGTTCGTCGTGCGCCACGCGTCGAGCGGCGCGCCGTATTTGATCGCCGAGCACTGCGCGCCGCACGTGCACGTGATCAACGCCGGCGACGGCCGCCACGCGCACCCGACGCAAGGCCTGCTCGACATGTACACGATCCGCCACTACAAGCGCGATTTCACGAATCTGCGCGTGGCGATCGTGGGCGACATCCTGCATTCGCGTGTGGCGCGCTCGGACATTCACGCGCTGACCACGCTCGGCGTGCCCGAGGTGCGCGCCATCGGCCCGCGTACGCTGCTGCCGGGCGGGCTCGAACAGATGGGCGTGCGCGTGTTTCATAACCTCGACGAAGGCCTGAAAGACGTCGACGTCATCATCATGCTGCGCCTGCAGAACGAGCGCATGAGCGGCGCGCTGCTGCCCTCCGCGCAGGAGTACTTCAAAAGCTGGGGCTTGACGCCCGAGCGCCTCGCGCTCGCCGCGCCCGACGCGATCGTCATGCATCCGGGGCCGATGAATCGCGGCGTGGAAATCGACTCGCAGGTCGCAGACGGCCCGCAGTCGGTGATCCTCGACCAGGTGAGCTTTGGCATTGCCGTGCGCATGGCGGTGATGGGCATCGTGGCCGGAAATAACGACTAA